The Flavobacteriales bacterium genome includes the window TGATGGCCTCTTTTCTATCAGAAATGGTTAATACTTTCTTTTGATTTTTGGAATCTACACCTTGAGCGATATCTTTCAATATAGCCTCTGGTTTTTCAGTACGAGGATTATCACTTGTTATAATTATCCTATCGCTAAGTTCTGAGGCAATCTGCCCCATTTTCGGACGTTTAGTTTTATCTCTATCGCCTCCACAGCCAAATACAGTAATTAATTGCTGCTCATTTTTAATCTCGTTAATAGTACGGATAACATTGAGCAAAGCATCTGGAGTGTGAGCATAATCTACTATACCTACACAGCCTTCGCTAGATCTAAAAACCTCGAATCTACCTTCTGCGCTATTCAAAACACTAAGACTAGTGAGCGCTTGTAAATTATCTTCTCCCAAAAGGGTAGCCGTAGCATAAATGGCTAATAGGTTGTAAGCATTAAACTCACCGATAAGCTTAGTCCATACTTCCTTACCTTCCACATTTAAAAGCATTCCATCAAATTGATGCTCAATGATTTTGGCTTTGAAATCAGCTGAGGACTTTAGAGCGTAACTGTATGTTTTAGCGTCACAATGGTGTAACATATTTAAGCCATGTCTATCGTCTTTATTTACCAAAGCAAATGCATTGGTCGGAAGGCTATCGAATAGTGCTTTTTTTGCTAATATGTAATCATCAAAAGTCTTATGATAATCTAGATGATCATGTGAAATATTTGTAAAAACGGCTCCTGTAAAATGCAATCCAGATATTCTATTTTGGTGTATAGCATGAGAACTCGCTTCCATAAAACAAAACTTACAATCCTCATTAACCATTTCTGATAATAGCTTGTTGATGCTTAAAGCATCTGGTGTAGTATGTGTAGATGGAATTTCGTTAAACCCAATCTTATTGACTATGGTTGATAAAACACCTGACTTTACCCCTAGCGATTGATAAAACTGATGCAACAAACTAACTATGGAGGTTTTTCCGTTAGTCCCTGTCACAGCAACAAGCTTTAATTTATCTGAAGGATTATCGTAAAAGTTTGAAGCAATTAAACCTAAGGCTTTCGAACTATCCTTAACTCTTATATATGTAATGCCATCGGGCTTCGTAAGGGGTAGCTCTTCTGCTAGAATAGCCACAGCTCCTTTCTCAATGGCCTGACTTATATATTCATGACCATCACTAAGAGTACCTTTAATTGCTATAAATAAAGCGTCTTTCGATACCTTTCTTGAATCGAAACAAACATTGGGTATTGCTTTATGAGTCGAACCAGCAACTTCAAGTATTTCTACTTTAAACAATATGTCTTGTAATAACTTCATGACAGTACAATTGTTAAGTTTTGACCTCTTCTTATCTGTGCACCTTTAGTGATTGATTGTTCTTTTACACTCCCTCGACCAGAGTAATTGACCTTTAATCCATAATTCTCTAAAAGAAATAGCACATCGTTTAATCCCATTCCTTTGATATTGGGCATTTTATTTTTTTCTAAATCCCGTGTAATATTTCTAGTTTGTAGTTGTACTTCTTCCTTTTTAGATTTAGTAAGTACCCACTGGGCCATATTATCATCGCTAGAAATGGGAACATCTAAAACGTTAAATACAGTTGTTAAATGTTTTTTATAACCATCTTTTGAAACAGGTATTTGATGTTTTTTCAAAGTGTCTTCTTCATATACACTTAAGTCGGTATTCATTACATAATCCGATATTTTTCTGAACACTGGAGCCGCAACATCACCACCATAGCTACCATTTTCTTGAGGATCATTAATCATTACAATACACGCATACTTTGGGTTGTCAGCAGGAAAATAACCAACGAATGACGCTAAGTGTCTTTGGTTGTTGTAGCTACCATCAACAATGAGCTGAGCAGTCCCTGTCTTTCCTGCAATCTTGTATTGCTTAGACTTAATGCTTCTTGCGGTACCATCTTCTACCACACCCTCCAGTATTTTTTTCACCTTATGAATAGTCGTCATTGAACAAATGGATGGGTTCAGAACTTCAGGGCTAAAGTTTTTTTCTACAATTCCATTTGATATAATAGACTTGACAAATAGGGGTTTCATGCGTTGGCCGTCATTGGCAATAGCCGCATAAAAACTGAGAATTTGCAAAGGTGTCATCTTAATTCCGTAGCCAATAGACATCCAAGGTAGAGTAATACCTGACCAATTTGAAGATTGTTTTGGATGTCTTATATCAGGCTTTACCTCTCCTGATAATGCAATATTTAAAGGCTCATTAAGCCCCATACTATAGAGTCTATCAACGAATTGTGAGGGCTTACTCTTGTAATGCTTGTTTATCAACTTGGAAATACCAACATTAGAAGATTTTGTAAAAGATGTTTCCAGAGAAATCACCCCGTATCCTCCCTTTTTAGAGTCACGCATCACTCTATCGTAAAAGCTATATTCTCCGCCTGTAGTATTAACAGAATCATCTAATTGAAGATAACCATCTTCTAAACCAGCAATGACAGAGGCTAATTTAAAAGTTGACCCCGGCTCTACACTTCTACCAATAGCAAAATTGTAAAATTCACTATACTTATCATCTTCAACTTTTTTCAAATTGACAATAGACTTAATCTCGCCTGTCGCAACTTCCATAAGAATAGTTGTACCGAAATCAGCGTTGTGAAAAGACAATCTATCAAAGAGAGCCTTATGGGCAATGTCTTGAAAACGAATATCAATAGTTGTTATAACATCTTTGCCAGGCGAAGACTCTCTTTCTCTTATTGGCATCCATTCGTTTCCTGCCAACCTTTGTTCTAGTCTTTCCCCATCTTTCCCTTTTAAATCATAATTAAAAGCCCCCTCGATGCCTACAGATTTAGATTGCTTTTTATGGTATCCTATTGTTCTTCCTGCCAATAACTGAAATGGCTTTTGACGGATATTCAATTGCTTATACTGAAAACCGCCTCTATACCTTCCTTCTCTAAAAATAGGAAAACGCTTTAAGGCTTTAAGGTCATTGAAATTTACCTTTCTTTTGATAAGAGCATATCTACTTTGCTTTTTCCATATTTTTCTTAGATACATAGAATATTCAAAAGCTGCCTTATCCTCAAAAAGCTCTGACAATAGCACAGATAATTCTTCGACTTCAGAGAGAAATAATTCTTTATCCACTTGCTTGGCGTCCCAACGTATTTCGTACTCTGGTATAGAAGTTGCTAAGAGAGACAAATCGTCAGCATAAATATTTCCTCGAGATGCTGGAACACTTACTGTACGGGTTACATTGTACTTATCGGTATTCCATAAATGGGATTCAAAAAACTGTGTGTAAAGAGGTTGAATGATAATAACAAGTGCCAACAAAATCATAAAAAGGTATATAGCAACAGCTCGTCTTTTTATGTTTTTAGAATGTTTCATTAGTTGGCACGGATTATAAATGGTTGGGATTGGCTTTGCTCTAATCCTTGACTAGCTACTAATGCTTGTACTTCCGTTTGCTTACTTTGAAACATCAATAAAGACTTGGTAGTAATATATTCTGAACGCAAGTCTTTAAGCTCTCTTTCTAATGATGAAACTGTTCTAACATATCCTTCGGCATTATATGAATTGTTGATATATAACACTAAAAGGAAGCAGATATACAGAGAGAAAGGAAGCAATTCAAACAACCCTTTTTCGAGAACCTTGCCACTAAGTAAATCGGAAAGACTATTTTGAAACCCTTTCTTAGCCTGATATGTATGTTTCAAATCTTTCATGCTATTTTTTCTCCTACTCTTAATTTCGCGCTTCTTGAGCGAGGGTTTCCGTCAATTTCTTCTTGAGATGCGGTAATGGGCTTTCTGTTTATGGACTTAAGAGTCAAGTTCGGAACACCGTATAAATCCTTTTCTATTTCTCCTTCAAAATTTCCTGATTTAATGAGGTTTTTGACTAACCTATCTTCTAGCGAGTGGTAAGATATAACAGACAGTCTCCCCCCTTTTTTAAGCAAATCAACAGATTGAAT containing:
- a CDS encoding UDP-N-acetylmuramoyl-L-alanyl-D-glutamate--2,6-diaminopimelate ligase, which gives rise to MKLLQDILFKVEILEVAGSTHKAIPNVCFDSRKVSKDALFIAIKGTLSDGHEYISQAIEKGAVAILAEELPLTKPDGITYIRVKDSSKALGLIASNFYDNPSDKLKLVAVTGTNGKTSIVSLLHQFYQSLGVKSGVLSTIVNKIGFNEIPSTHTTPDALSINKLLSEMVNEDCKFCFMEASSHAIHQNRISGLHFTGAVFTNISHDHLDYHKTFDDYILAKKALFDSLPTNAFALVNKDDRHGLNMLHHCDAKTYSYALKSSADFKAKIIEHQFDGMLLNVEGKEVWTKLIGEFNAYNLLAIYATATLLGEDNLQALTSLSVLNSAEGRFEVFRSSEGCVGIVDYAHTPDALLNVIRTINEIKNEQQLITVFGCGGDRDKTKRPKMGQIASELSDRIIITSDNPRTEKPEAILKDIAQGVDSKNQKKVLTISDRKEAIKTACSLANDGDIILIAGKGHEKYQEVDGEKFPFDDKEELKNTFNLLRK
- a CDS encoding penicillin-binding protein, giving the protein MKHSKNIKRRAVAIYLFMILLALVIIIQPLYTQFFESHLWNTDKYNVTRTVSVPASRGNIYADDLSLLATSIPEYEIRWDAKQVDKELFLSEVEELSVLLSELFEDKAAFEYSMYLRKIWKKQSRYALIKRKVNFNDLKALKRFPIFREGRYRGGFQYKQLNIRQKPFQLLAGRTIGYHKKQSKSVGIEGAFNYDLKGKDGERLEQRLAGNEWMPIRERESSPGKDVITTIDIRFQDIAHKALFDRLSFHNADFGTTILMEVATGEIKSIVNLKKVEDDKYSEFYNFAIGRSVEPGSTFKLASVIAGLEDGYLQLDDSVNTTGGEYSFYDRVMRDSKKGGYGVISLETSFTKSSNVGISKLINKHYKSKPSQFVDRLYSMGLNEPLNIALSGEVKPDIRHPKQSSNWSGITLPWMSIGYGIKMTPLQILSFYAAIANDGQRMKPLFVKSIISNGIVEKNFSPEVLNPSICSMTTIHKVKKILEGVVEDGTARSIKSKQYKIAGKTGTAQLIVDGSYNNQRHLASFVGYFPADNPKYACIVMINDPQENGSYGGDVAAPVFRKISDYVMNTDLSVYEEDTLKKHQIPVSKDGYKKHLTTVFNVLDVPISSDDNMAQWVLTKSKKEEVQLQTRNITRDLEKNKMPNIKGMGLNDVLFLLENYGLKVNYSGRGSVKEQSITKGAQIRRGQNLTIVLS
- a CDS encoding FtsL-like putative cell division protein, with protein sequence MKDLKHTYQAKKGFQNSLSDLLSGKVLEKGLFELLPFSLYICFLLVLYINNSYNAEGYVRTVSSLERELKDLRSEYITTKSLLMFQSKQTEVQALVASQGLEQSQSQPFIIRAN